From Leptospira stimsonii:
AAATCGCGAAGCAGAGCAATCATTAACCATTAACACTATATCTTCTTCTTCAAATATATCGCGTTTAAAATTAGCTTTGATAATGCGATAGCCAAGTCCAGGTATAAATTCTGTTACATTCCTGGGGATAGGATGACCAAAACCTATATTAATTTTTTCCCAATAACAGGATTGAGAAAATAAATCTCCTTTCAAACTCAAGAATAGGCAAATTAGAAATAATCTAAAACCTAAAGTAATTATGGACAAAATATCCAACACTCCTTTTTCCTCGGTAAATTGGGAGAATCGTAGCCGTATCGTAGATAATTGAGACCAGCTTCAGTCATCAACCCGTTTTGACTTGGACCTTTATACCTTTCTATGAGCTTATTTTTTTCTTCAGCCAACCATTTTTCACTCTGACTCATTTTAGGTTCAATTTTTGGATTTTTTAGTCCTGTAGTTAATGCTTCCTCTAACTCCACAGACTCTAAAACCGGAATATTCTTTTGAAAATCAAAGGCATTTACATATGCTGTTTTACTTGAAGGTTGACGTTTTCCGTTCATCTGATTTTTTGAATGAATTAGCTCATGTCCTAGAGTAAACTGAATGGGTACAGTGCCAGCATATATTTCTCCCGTTCTTTGATCTTGTAAAGTTAATTGAGATGGTGTTTGGCTTAGCCATATTCTAGAATCGTATTTTTCACCCTGCGAAAGACGCTTTTCATGATTATTTACATAATCCTTTCGTCTTTTTTCTTTCTCATCTTTGCTCAAACCAACTAAACTTTTTTCAAATTCTTCTATATCAGGGAGAATCGGATAAGAAGCCGATCCTACAGCATCGGGATTCCAAGGTGCAGTGCCTTTTCCTGTATAAATTTCCGTAGTCTTACTTGCACCAATTACATCTCTTAATAGTTGAGTCCCCATTCCTTTTTGACCTTTACTTCTTTTATTAACCGTTACAATACCATTTGCATCCATTTGAAGTTCATCGTCAGTTAGACTTTGCATCATATCAAAGACTCTCTTTCGGCTTTCAAGGTCCGGCTCTTTAATCACACACTTGTTGTGAACAAGAACGGCATCTTCTGTAACGAAGTAAGTGTGAGCATTCTCGACTTCAAAATTGTAAACCGTCTCAAAACGATCGTCAATCGAAATAGAAGAAACCTTCAATGTTGATTCGTTCGAAAGAACGGAGGCGTCTCCGACAACGAGATTCTTAGCGCTCACCCAATCTTTTCATACTCATATTGCAGAAATGCTGTATTCTAATAATGTTATGCTATTTGTTACTACAAGTTTCCGAATAAGCACAGTTTACTATATAATAAAAAGTATACTTATCGCAAAAATAATCAGAAATAAGCATAGGTAAATGAACGCTCTGTTCATTTTTTTTTCTGATTCCATTATCTCTATTTTTTGTGTACGTAATTCTCGATATTTATTAGGTTCTATTCCATTTAAATAAATAACCCAATAGATCCAAATGCCTATTCGTATCCATGTATACAAAAAGATAATGAAAAAAACTATGCCTAGTGGGAAAACTAATAATGCCATATGTACCTTATTCAAAAACTACCTGGATTTATTTTTGGATTACAACTCATTGAAACTCCGCAGGAAGTTTTATTTTGTGTGCAACTCATATTAGCACCACATACTCCTTGTTGATTCTTGATCGTACCACTTGTACGATTTATTGTAGTATTGTTAGGTGTAATAAATTGATCAATCGGGCTTATAGAATAACTTCCCCCTAATGTAAACGTGAAAGATGGATAAGCACTTGAACCAATAGGAATGGTCGCAGAACCTCCTATTTGTGGGGATGGAAAAGGTACTGTGGCCGGTCCCGCATCAACAGTCATACCTGTCGTTACCGCATCTCCTTCTAAATCAGATAAAGATTTATTTTTTGAAAAAGTAAAATTCAGACTCCCTGAAGCTCCTGCATCCGAATGCCCTCCAGGAATAACGGTTCCGTTGTTAGTAGGTTTTACTGTATATGTACCAACTTGAATTCCATTTTCCTTCGAAATACTAACTGCAATACCCTTTTCATATGAAACTCCTAAAAAGGTTGCAACTCCTCCTCCGATTCCAATCTGAAAAGTATAATTATGAACCAAAATGCCATCTTCACCGACGAAATAAGTATGATTCTCTTCCACCTCAAAATTGTAAACTTTAGTTGTAGGAACATCATAATAACGAAGTCCAGTAATTGACTCCCGAGACCCATCTCTTAAACGAACGGTATCTCCAACTTTCAAATCCTTCACCTCTACCCAAGCATTCTTTTCAACAACCCAAAAGGGGTGATTCCAGGTCGTTTGAAGTATGGTATCCTCGCCAATTTCGA
This genomic window contains:
- a CDS encoding polymorphic toxin-type HINT domain-containing protein, giving the protein MSAKNLVVGDASVLSNESTLKVSSISIDDRFETVYNFEVENAHTYFVTEDAVLVHNKCVIKEPDLESRKRVFDMMQSLTDDELQMDANGIVTVNKRSKGQKGMGTQLLRDVIGASKTTEIYTGKGTAPWNPDAVGSASYPILPDIEEFEKSLVGLSKDEKEKRRKDYVNNHEKRLSQGEKYDSRIWLSQTPSQLTLQDQRTGEIYAGTVPIQFTLGHELIHSKNQMNGKRQPSSKTAYVNAFDFQKNIPVLESVELEEALTTGLKNPKIEPKMSQSEKWLAEEKNKLIERYKGPSQNGLMTEAGLNYLRYGYDSPNLPRKKECWIFCP